The Brassica oleracea var. oleracea cultivar TO1000 chromosome C6, BOL, whole genome shotgun sequence genome includes a region encoding these proteins:
- the LOC106297431 gene encoding uncharacterized protein LOC106297431, with translation MGDKDIVVSTSKPRESSHSTIQCPMLTTTNYTVWSMRMKVALKVHKVWEAIEPGAEEGEKNDLARALLFQSIPESLVLQIGNLDISKEVWEAIKSRNVGAEIVREARLQTLMDEFNRIKMKETNTIDEFSGKLTEISAKSSSLGEIIEEPRMVKKFLSSLPRRKFIHVIAALEQVLNLNTTSYEDIVGRLKAYEERVKEEDTQEDQGKLMYANLDSQDAQDGPGRGRGRGGRFNRGRGCGRWSNQRDWKEGRDTTRVVCFRCDKTGHYAYNCPHRLLKLQEVHETENESTREAEELMMHEIVYLNEENVIPKDITTRDDGDNMWYLDNGASNHMSGNREYFSSLDERITGKVRFGDDSRIDIRGKGSILFLDKEGKRKVLASVYYIPELRSNIISLGQATESGCDVRMKGNYLTLLDRDGNLLVRAVRSKNRLYKVAMEVDNCKIECLKVSCDGVSATWHARLGHVGLETMKTMINRDIVIGIPHITVDRETC, from the coding sequence ATGGGGGATAAAGATATTGTCGTATCTACAAGCAAGCCAAGAGAGAGTAGCCATTCAACCATCCAATGCCCAATGCTTACTACCACAAACTATACAGTTTGGAGCATGAGGATGAAGGTGGCTCTCAAAGTGCACAAAGTATGGGAAGCGATTGAGCCAGGCGCAGAAGAAGGAGAGAAGAACGATTTAGCCAGAGCTCTATTGTTTCAGTCCATACCAGAAAGCTTGGTCTTGCAGATAGGTAATCTTGATATCTCGAAAGAAGTATGGGAAGCAATAAAATCAAGGAACGTGGGAGCTGAAATAGTCCGAGAGGCTAGACTACAGACACTGATGGATGAGTTCAACCGGATCAAGATGAAAGAGACAAATACCATTGATGAGTTCTCTGGTAAACTTACAGAGATATCTGCAAAATCATCATCCTTAGGAGAGATCATCGAAGAACCAAGGATGGTAAAGAAATTCTTGAGTAGTCTCCCAAGAAGGAAGTTCATACACGTCATAGCAGCTCTTGAACAAGTTCTCAACCTCAATACCACGAGCTATGAGGACATTGTTGGGCGTTTAAAGGCTTATGAAGAGCGAGTCAAAGAAGAAGACACTCAAGAGGATCAAGGTAAACTTATGTATGCTAATCTTGACTCTCAAGACGCTCAAGATGGTCCTGGTAGAGGAAGAGGACGTGGAGGACGTTTCAATAGAGGGAGAGGATGTGGCAGATGGAGCAACCAACGGGACTGGAAGGAAGGAAGAGATACAACGAGGGTTGTGTGCTTCCGATGTGATAAAACGGGTCACTATGCTTATAATTGTCCTCATAGACTTCTCAAGCTACAAGAAGTTCATGAGACCGAGAATGAGAGTACGCGTGAAGCAGAGGAGCTAATGATGCACGAGATTGTGTATCTCAATGAGGAGAACGTGATACCAAAAGACATAACGACAAGAGATGATGGAGACAACATGTGGTATCTAGACAATGGGGCAAGTAACCACATGTCTGGAAACAGAGAATACTTCTCAAGTCTTGATGAAAGAATCACAGGTAAAGTGAGGTTTGGTGATGACTCTCGCATTGATATTAGAGGAAAAGGTTCAATACTTTTTCTTGATAAAGAGGGTAAGAGGAAGGTACTAGCGAGTGTTTACTATATACCGGAGCTACGAAGTAATATCATAAGTTTGGGACAAGCCACTGAGTCCGGATGCGACGTAAGAATGAAAGGCAACTATCTTACCTTACTTGACCGAGATGGAAACCTATTAGTAAGAGCAGTTAGGTCGAAGAACCGACTATATAAGGTAGCCATGGAAGTTGATAACTGTAAAATAGAATGTCTCAAAGTCTCCTGTGATGGCGTCTCTGCTACTTGGCATGCAAGACTAGGACATGTTGGCTTAGAAACGATGAAAACAATGATCAACAGAGATATCGTCATAGGCATACCTCACATAACCGTCGATAGGGAGACATGTTAA
- the LOC106297432 gene encoding uncharacterized protein LOC106297432 — translation MADNIRRGLQNLNLGANDPPVQLPVHVLNEAVAENRFILIGRPVMPRRQNIRSIIANHPRIWGQYGVQGRLTEGRRFQFVFPTEESLEMVLRRGPWAFADRMLIMERWSPLFNPLMLNFIPLWIQICGIPFQYMSQDAVIHIGRALGMYMEVDYNSDTTARRKFARDRVNWNDDEPLRFQRQFQFEAGVNTMLRLTYERLRGFCETCGMLTHDSGACLIQNGGPDNGGADDSGSEDDNLEEDPAPPQGLIIEEIVEADQQEENVGGLDAAVDKNMDNEIQVEEIAEEDDALWYGNAMPTMFSEEYNMNEMFNPLSAVGERPDTREALKRKARMEAANENVSIFTNLEQGESSTKRYTRRKKNEGTQTIPQRSINNDAADVPSEDTPKEGGPVGPEPPLPP, via the coding sequence ATGGCGGACAATATCCGAAGGGGTTTGCAGAACCTCAATTTGGGTGCTAATGATCCTCCAGTTCAACTCCCTGTTCACGTCCTTAATGAAGCTGTTGCTGAGAACCGATTCATCTTGATTGGAAGACCGGTCATGCCTAGGCGACAAAATATCCGCTCAATCATTGCAAATCACCCGCGTATTTGGGGCCAATATGGCGTACAAGGAAGACTAACTGAGGGTCGTCGATTCCAATTTGTCTTCCCTACGGAGGAATCACTGGAGATGGTGCTTCGCCGAGGTCCATGGGCCTTTGCTGATCGTATGTTGATTATGGAACGCTGGTCTCCACTTTTTAACCCACTGATGCTCAACTTTATACCGTTGTGGATTCAAATCTGTGGCATTCCCTTTCAATACATGAGTCAAGATGCTGTTATTCACATTGGAAGGGCACTAGGAATGTACATGGAAGTTGATTACAACAGCGACACTACGGCGAGGAGAAAGTTTGCAAGGGATAGAGTCAATTGGAATGATGATGAGCCTCTAAGGTTTCAAAGGCAATTTCAATTTGAAGCAGGGGTTAACACTATGCTCAGGCTTACGTATGAAAGACTGCGTGGTTTCTGTGAGACATGTGGAATGTTGACTCATGATTCTGGTGCTTGTCTCATCCAGAATGGAGGTCCTGATAATGGAGGTGCAGATGATTCTGGGAGTGAGGATGATAATCTGGAGGAAGATCCTGCGCCACCACAAGGTTTAATCATTGAAGAGATTGTTGAGGCTGATCAACAAGAAGAAAACGTAGGTGGTCTGGATGCTGCTGTAGATAAGAATATGGATAATGAGATCCAAGTGGAGGAGATTGCAGAGGAAGATGATGCGCTCTGGTATGGTAATGCAATGCCAACAATGTTTTCGGAGGAGTACAATATGAATGAAATGTTTAATCCTCTGTCTGCGGTTGGAGAACGTCCGGATACCCGTGAAGCTCTGAAGAGGAAAGCTAGGATGGAGGCTGCTAATGAGAATGTAAGCATATTTACAAATCTGGAACAAGGTGAATCTAGCACGAAGAGATACACAAGACGCAAGAAGAATGAAGGTACACAGACAATACCACAGAGGAGTATTAACAATGATGCTGCTGATGTCCCCTCGGAGGACACACCAAAGGAAGGAGGCCCGGTGGGCCCAGAACCACCACTGCCGCCATGA